One window of the Cryptomeria japonica chromosome 7, Sugi_1.0, whole genome shotgun sequence genome contains the following:
- the LOC131037256 gene encoding cytosolic sulfotransferase 5: MADNSKPSSDVLSLANGSLVKYHGFWCYESFLQGIEAMRTEFEGHPDDIILASSLKTGTTWIKALVYAILSSKQYDLNDPAYPLNQVSPHELVPNLEIQLYGPFSNLNPESVSLLPRVFHKHVPYQALPDSIKSSGCKIIYVARNPKDTFVSMWEMVINKLNNKNAYASKEEALKSFCHSGPFSDHVASYWRERSKPNILCLTYEDLIADPVACIKVLSDFMGCWWVKQEDISNISNKCSFESLSQMEANKTGELNLRGLSLRNDSFFREGIVGSWTNALTADMNAEMDKMIEQKLSVVGDFPQFKYQLEDGDVELDDEFNQTEELKQLGTCSLFGGLYGG, encoded by the coding sequence ATGGCTGATAATTCAAAGCCTTCTTCAGATGTATTATCCCTTGCGAATGGATCGCtagttaaatatcatggattttggtGCTACGAAAGTTTCTTGCAAGGAATTGAAGCAATGAGGACAGAGTTTGAAGGCCACCCAGACGACATAATATTGGCTTCGTCTCTCAAGACAGGCACAACCTGGATTAAAGCACTTGTTTACGCCATTCTCAGCAGTAAACAATACGACCTCAACGACCCTGCTTATCCTCTCAATCAAGTAAGCCCTCATGAACTTGTTCCCAACTTAGAGATACAGCTGTATGGCCCCTTCTCCAATTTAAACCCAGAGTCTGTATCTCTGCTTCCCCGTGTATTTCACAAACATGTTCCATATCAAGCATTGCCCGACTCTATTAAATCCTCAGGCTGTAAAATCATTTATGTGGCCCGCAATCCCAAGGACACTTTTGTTTCAATGTGGGAAATGGTCATCAATAAATTAAACAACAAGAATGCTTATGCGTCAAAGGAGGAAGCCCTAAAGAGCTTTTGCCACAGCGGCCCCTTTTCTGATCATGTAGCCTCTTATTGGCGTGAGAGAAGCAAGCCTAATATTTTGTGCCTTACTTACGAAGACCTTATTGCCGATCCCGTGGCTTGTATTAAAGTATTGAGTGATTTTATGGGGTGTTGGTGGGTTAAGCAGGAGGATATAAGCAACATTTCTAACAAGTGCAGTTTCGAATCTCTGTCTCAAATGGAGGCAAACAAAACGGGGGAGCTTAATCTGCGTGGGCTTAGTCTGAGAAATGACAGCTTCTTTAGGGAAGGAATAGTTGGGAGTTGGACGAATGCGCTGACAGCCGACATGAACGCAGAGATGGATAAAATGATTGAACAGAAACTTTCTGTTGTTGGGGACTTCCCGCAATTTAAATATCAGTTAGAAGATGGCGATGTTGAATTAGATGACGAATTCAACCAGACGGAAGAGCTGAAACAGTTGGGAACTTGTTCTCTATTTGGGGGTTTATATGGTGGTTGA